One Tripterygium wilfordii isolate XIE 37 chromosome 10, ASM1340144v1, whole genome shotgun sequence DNA segment encodes these proteins:
- the LOC120007330 gene encoding uncharacterized protein LOC120007330 has translation MYNPGWRDHPNFSWINQLGQSSMIPQFEQPIEPKKPCLEDMFAQFMHGTQASIQKLCIQLGQLANVVNEMSQTEVNPRGMKHAKAIRTLRSGKSYGREDKDVILGDERVKDTSIVPPSSQEESDQLIPPSAPPVAPLKERVYIPPLPFPQQFQKQKKDRHMLDIMELFKKVHINISLLDVIKQIPSYAKFLKDVCTNKRKFAEHERVMLNEECSAILLNKLPPKLKDPWSFTIPCQLSVGEMQPTSISLQLADRSIKFPLGIIEDMLVKVDSFILSADFIILDMEECREVSIIMGRPFLATAGTIIDVKKGLLTMNVEGESRSFKYLKP, from the exons ATGTACAATCCGGGTTGGAGAGATCACCCAAATTTTTCGTGGATAAATCAGCTAGGACAGTCCTCAATGATTCCACAGTTTGAGCAACCAATCGAACCGAAGAAGCCTTGTCTTGAGGATATGTTTGCCCAATTCATGCACGGTACGCAAGCTTCAATTCAGAAATTATGTATACAATTGGGACAGCTAGCTAATGTAGTGAATGAGATGAGTCAAACCGAAGTTAATCCAAGAGGTATGAAGCATGCAAAGGCAATTAGAACTCTACGAAGCGGCAAGTCATATGGCAGAGAAGATAAGGATGTGATTTTGGGGGATGAGAGAGTTAAAGATACATCAATTGTGCCTCCATCATCACAAGAGGAAAGTGACCAATTAATTCCTCCTAGTGCACCACCGGTTGCCCCATTGAAGGAGAGAGTTTACATACCTCCTCTACCTTTTCCTCAACAAtttcagaagcaaaagaaagacaGACACATGCTGGATATCATGGAATTGTTCAAGAAAGTTCACATCAACATTTCGCTATTGGAtgtaattaaacaaattccatcatATGCCAAGTTCCTCAAGGATGTTTGTACTAATAAAAGGAAGTTTGCGGAGCATGAGAGGGTGATGCTAAACGAAGAGTGCAGTGCTATTCTACTCAATAAATTGCCACCAAAGTTGAAAGATCCATGGAGTTTTACAATCCCTTGT CAACTAAGTGTTGGAGAGATGCAACCAACATCAATAAGCTTACAACTCGCGGATCGGTCCATCAAATTTCCacttggaattattgaagataTGTTGGTGAAAGTGGATAGTTTCATACTTTCGGCTGATTTTATTATACTTGATATGGAAGAATGCCGAGAAGTTTCCATCATCATGGGTCGTCCATTCTTGGCAACCGCTGGCACTATTATTGATGTCAAGAAGGGCTTGTTAACCATGAATGTTGAAGGAGAGTCGCGGAGTTTCAAGTATTTGAAGCCATGA
- the LOC120007453 gene encoding exocyst complex component EXO84B-like has product MATAKTARSRGTPVKENGVVKIEEGLNVFKSDKFDADSFVQSKCSLNEKEIRQLCSSLSDLKKASAEEMRRSVYANYTAFIRTSKEISDLEGELFSIRNLLSTQATLIHGLAEGVHLDSFSVKVSEGSTTNSLVSFEDRELSDLEKWSIEFPDLLDILLAEKRVDEALATLDEGERVASVGKEMKTISSSVLKFLETAIVERRQRLADQLAEAACQPSTRGVELRAAISALKKLGDGPRAHNLLLNAHLQRYQYNMQSLRPSSTSYGGAYTAALSQLVFSAIAQAASDALAIFGNEPAFTSELVMWATRQTEDFALLVKRHALASSAAAGGLRAAAECVQIALGHCSLLEARGLTLCPVLLKLFRPSVEQALDANLKRIEESTAALAAADDWVLTYPPAVSRHGGRSLGTTTGSATAFQHKLTSSAHRFNLMVQDFFEDVGPLLSMQLGGQTLEGLFQVFNSYVNLLIKALPGSMEEEANFEGSRNKIVRMAEFEAQQIALLANASLLADELLPRAAMKLSPVNQANYKDDLRRRPLDRQNRHPEQREWRRRLVSSVDRLKDTFCRQHALDLIFTEDGDSHLTADMYINLDGNGDELEGLPSPIFQELYMKLHRMASIAAEMFIGRERFATLLLMRLTETVILWLSEDQSFWDDIEEGPKPLGPLGLQQFYLDMKFVMCFASQGRYLSRNLQRVVNEIISKAMEAFAATGMDPNSVLPEDDWFNEICQEAMERLGGKKAINGDRDLNSPTASVSAQSVSSVRSLGSS; this is encoded by the exons ATGGCTACAGCCAAGACGGCTCGCTCCAGGGGGACGCCGGTGAAGGAGAACGGCGTCGTCAAAATTGAGGAGGGTCTCAATGTGTTCAAGTCTGATAAGTTCGATGCAGATTCTTTTGTACAGTCCAAGTGCTCTCTCAACGAGAAG GAAATAAGGCAGCTATGTTCGTCTCTTTCGGATTTGAAGAAAGCTTCGGCTGAAGAGATGCGTAGAAGTGTATACGCAAATTATACAGCCTTCATACG CACATCAAAAGAGATATCAGATCTAGAAGGGGAACTTTTTTCCATCAGAAACCTGTTATCTACTCAGGCCACTTTGATTCATGGTCTAGCGGAGGGAGTTCACCTAGATTCATTTTCTGTGAAAGTTTCTGAAGGCTCTACTACAAATAGTTTAGTAAGTTTTGAAGATAGAGAACTTTCAGATCTGGAGAAGTGGTCAATTGAGTTTCCTGATCTCCTTGATATTTTGTTAGCTGAGAAGAGGGTGGATGAAGCTCTTGCTACCCTTGATGAAGGAGAACGTGTGGCTTCTGTAGGGAAGGAAATGAAAACAATAAGCTCTTCTGTGCTTAAGTTTTTAGAGACTGCTATAGTGGAACGCCGGCAAAGGTTAGCTGATCAGCTTGCTGAAGCTGCTTGTCAACCTTCTACTCGTGGTGTTGAACTTCGTGCTGCTATATCTGCTCTTAAAAAGCTTGGAGATGGTCCTCGTGCTCATAATTTGCTTCTCAATGCACATCTCCAAAGATATCAGTATAACATGCAAAGCCTTCGTCCATCAAGCACCTCATATGGAGGAGCATATACAGCTGCCCTCTCGCAGCTTGTTTTCTCTGCAATTGCTCAAGCTGCCAGTGATGCATTAGCTATTTTTGGTAATGAGCCAGCTTTTACTTCTGAGCTTGTGATGTGGGCTACAAGGCAAACTGAAGATTTTGCCCTTCTTGTTAAAAGACATGCATTAGCCTCTTCAGCGGCTGCTGGAGGTTTAAGAGCTGCAGCAGAGTGTGTACAGATAGCTTTAGGTCATTGTTCTTTGTTGGAAGCTCGTGGATTGACGCTATGTCCTGTGCTCTTGAAACTCTTCAGGCCTAGCGTTGAACAAGCGCTTGATGCCAATCTTAAACGTATTGAGGAGAGCACCGCTGCTTTGGCTGCTGCTGATGATTGGGTACTCACTTACCCTCCTGCTGTAAGTCGCCACGGTGGGAGGTCTTTGGGTACAACTACTGGTAGTGCAACAGCATTTCAACATAAACTTACAAGCAGTGCTCATCGATTCAATCTGATGGTCCAG GACTTCTTTGAGGATGTAGGGCCACTTTTAAGCATGCAGTTGGGAGGTCAAACTTTGGAAGGTTTGTTCCAAGTGTTTAACTCATATGTCAACTTGCTCATAAAAGCATTACCAGGCTCTATGGAAGAAGAAGCAAATTTTGAAGGTTCTAGAAATAAAATTGTGCGGATGGCTGAGTTTGAAGCGCAACAGATTGCATTACTGGCAAATGCATCTTTGTTAGCAGATGAACTACTACCACGTGCAGCCATGAAGCTCTCTCCTGTAAATCAGGCTAACTACAAGGATGACCTCCGTAGAAGGCCTCTAGATAGGCAAAACCGTCATCCTGAGCAACGAGAATGGAGGCGGCGGCTTGTGAGCTCTGTTGACCGATTAAAAGATACATTTTGTCGACAGCATGCCCTAGATCTCATTTTTACTGAAGACGGTGATAGCCATCTTACGGCAGATATGTATATCAACTTGGACGGTAATGGTGATGAGTTGGAAGGGCTTCCGTCTCCAATATTTCAG GAACTTTATATGAAACTGCACAGGATGGCCTCTATAGCAGCTGAGATGTTCATAGGAAGAGAAAGATTCGCCACATTGCTATTGATGAGGCTTACAGAAACCGTCATCCTATGGCTTTCGGAGGATCAAAGCTTTTGGGATGATATTGAGGAAGGGCCAAAGCCTTTAGGGCCCTTGGGTCTACAACAG TTCTACTTGGATATGAAGTTCGTCATGTGCTTTGCTTCGCAAGGTCGCTACTTATCAAGAAATTTGCAGAGAGTTGTGAATGAGATCATTTCTAAAGCCATGGAAGCATTTGCAGCTACAGGGATGGATCCAAATAG TGTATTGCCAGAAGATGATTGGTTTAATGAAATTTGTCAAGAAGCAATGGAAAGACTGGGCGGGAAGAAAGCTATAAATGGGGATCGGGACCTTAACAGCCCGACTGCCTCCGTCTCAGCACAATCAGTTTCATCCGTCAGATCTCTTGGAAGTTCCTAA